A genomic window from Lycium barbarum isolate Lr01 chromosome 4, ASM1917538v2, whole genome shotgun sequence includes:
- the LOC132638701 gene encoding peroxidase 27-like, translating to MEKIKFLSFLIVQLFLVMEVVNSQGVEVGFYKKICPNVEAIVKEITVNYISSAPTLTAPLLRMHFHDCFVRGYDGSVLLNSTNGNQAEKYAIPNQSLRGFQVIDAAKSALEKECPDVVSCSDILALAARDAFSLVNGPSWQAPLGRGDGRVSILSEALKNPPTPFDNFTTLKTIFGALGLNVKDLVLWAIRHTIGMSHCFSFPSRLYNFTGKGNMDPNMDQNYINRLKIKSKPNDVTTIVEMDPGSFKSFDTDYYTMVAKRRGLFGSDAALLTNSQAKDYVLWLSQSKPHGSTFFKDFGESMVKMGKIGVLTGKAGEIRKHCAFRN from the exons atggaaaaaataaaatttctttCATTTCTCATTGTTCAACTTTTTTTGGTGATGGAAGTTGTTAATTCGCAAGGCGTGGAAGTAGGGTTCTACAAGAAAATATGTCCAAATGTGGAAGCAATTGTGAAAGAAATAACAGTGA ACTACATTTCTAGTGCTCCTACTCTCACTGCCCCATTGTTGCGAATGCATTTTCATGATTGTTTTGTTAGG GGATATGATGGCTCAGTGCTACTTAATTCAACAAATGGAAATCAAGCGGAGAAATATGCAATTCCAAACCAAAGCCTAAGAGGGTTCCAAGTAATAGATGCTGCTAAATCTGCTTTAGAGAAAGAGTGCCCTGACGTTGTCTCTTGCTCTGATATTTTGGCCTTAGCAGCTCGTGATGCATTTTCACTG GTTAATGGACCAAGTTGGCAAGCCCCCTTAGGGAGAGGAGATGGGAGAGTGTCAATTCTCTCAGAGGCCTTAAAGAACCCTCCAACTCCTTTTGATAACTTCACTACTCTTAAAACAATATTTGGTGCATTGGGCCTAAATGTAAAAGACCTTGTTCtatgggcaattc GACACACTATTGGGATGTCACATTGCTTTTCCTTCCCAAGCCGTTTGTACAATTTCACTGGCAAAGGTAACATGGACCCAAACATGGACCAAAACTACATTAATCGTTTGAAGATCAAAAGTAAGCCCAATGATGTGACCACAATTGTTGAAATGGACCCCGGAAGTTTCAAGAGTTTCGACACTGATTATTACACTATGGTTGCCAAAAGAAGAGGGTTGTTTGGATCTGATGCAGCTCTTCTTACAAATAGTCAAGCGAAAGATTATGTGTTGTGG TTGTCCCAATCAAAACCTCATGGATCAACTTTCTTCAAGGATTTTGGTGAATCGATGGTGAAAATGGGGAAGATTGGAGTCCTTACTGGGAAAGCAGGCGAAATTCGAAAACATTGTGCCTTTAGAAACTAA